In candidate division KSB1 bacterium, the following proteins share a genomic window:
- the ybeY gene encoding rRNA maturation RNase YbeY, producing MSDPLPGRRRAGGSYEVHSTIPRARFRKSLLLDTVLAGARRTRAAFGRVNLVIVDDREMARLHRQFSGIPGTTDVLTFDLTDNDRLEGDIYICLDQARRQALEYRVTLSEELARLAVHGVLHLAGYSDRTTSERDEMRRLENAALAAARSDR from the coding sequence ATGTCTGACCCCCTTCCCGGTCGCCGCCGCGCGGGCGGAAGCTACGAAGTGCACTCGACAATCCCGCGCGCGCGTTTCCGAAAGTCACTCCTGCTCGATACCGTCCTCGCCGGTGCTCGTCGCACCCGCGCGGCCTTCGGACGAGTTAACCTGGTCATTGTCGATGATCGCGAAATGGCCCGATTGCATCGCCAATTCTCCGGAATTCCCGGTACGACCGACGTCTTGACTTTCGACCTGACCGACAATGACCGGCTGGAAGGCGACATCTATATCTGCCTCGATCAGGCCCGCCGACAGGCGCTGGAGTACCGGGTCACGCTCAGCGAAGAACTCGCGCGACTGGCCGTGCACGGCGTCTTGCACCTAGCCGGGTATTCCGATCGCACGACGAGTGAACGCGACGAAATGCGGCGACTCGAAAACGCGGCCCTCGCTGCCGCGCGGAGCGACCGATGA
- a CDS encoding HlyC/CorC family transporter, translating to MTFESFPYWSIVAFFAMLGCSAFFSSSETALFSLTRAQIDELSKRRDPAAMRLTRLLDDPRRLLIVLLTGNTIINILAATLAALVTSSLLGESVVAAWVVFAVQVIAVTLVIVITGDILPKLAAIRNPLAWSLSIATPLAFVTKLFTPLVALLLPFSDFVARTLGVEKRKLWISEDEIKTLVEVGEERGALETTEKELIHSIFEFSDTTVREIMVPRTDMRCLDINTSIDMVLEFIRESEHTRIPIYSGSIDNIIGVLHTKDLLLKYPFDTPFDLRTILREASYVPEAKLISELLKQFQDRRLHMAIAVDEYGGTAGLVTLEDVIEEIVGEIQDEHDTERPLWTKLDDNTIIADAMLDVETVNQVLDDDVIPTDQDFETLGGFILNELGEFPEAKTALDFHNYEFVVEEVSGHRLGRVRIIKRESITEGSK from the coding sequence ATGACCTTCGAGTCGTTCCCCTACTGGAGTATCGTCGCCTTTTTCGCGATGCTCGGCTGCTCGGCCTTCTTCTCGTCCTCCGAAACGGCGCTGTTCTCGCTCACCCGCGCGCAAATCGACGAGTTGAGCAAGCGCCGCGATCCCGCGGCCATGCGCCTGACACGGTTGCTCGATGATCCCCGGCGGCTGCTGATCGTCTTGCTCACCGGTAACACGATCATCAACATTCTCGCCGCGACCCTCGCCGCGCTGGTCACCTCAAGCCTGTTGGGTGAATCCGTCGTCGCCGCCTGGGTCGTGTTCGCCGTGCAGGTGATCGCGGTCACGCTCGTGATTGTGATCACCGGCGACATTCTACCGAAGCTTGCCGCGATTCGCAATCCCTTGGCCTGGTCGCTGAGCATCGCTACGCCGCTGGCCTTCGTCACCAAGCTGTTTACGCCGCTGGTCGCGCTGCTCTTGCCGTTCTCGGATTTCGTGGCGCGCACGCTGGGCGTCGAGAAACGCAAGCTGTGGATCTCGGAGGACGAGATCAAGACGCTGGTCGAAGTCGGCGAAGAGCGAGGCGCGCTCGAGACCACCGAAAAAGAGCTGATCCACTCGATCTTCGAATTCAGCGATACGACCGTGCGCGAGATCATGGTGCCGCGGACGGACATGCGATGCCTCGACATCAACACCTCGATCGACATGGTGCTCGAGTTCATCCGCGAGTCCGAGCATACGCGCATCCCGATCTACAGCGGTTCGATCGACAATATCATCGGCGTTCTACACACCAAGGATCTGCTCCTCAAGTATCCGTTCGACACGCCATTCGACCTGCGGACGATTCTACGCGAAGCGTCGTATGTTCCCGAGGCCAAGCTGATCTCCGAGCTGCTGAAGCAGTTTCAGGACCGCCGCCTGCATATGGCGATCGCCGTGGACGAATACGGCGGAACCGCCGGGTTGGTCACGCTCGAAGATGTGATCGAAGAAATTGTCGGCGAGATCCAGGACGAACACGACACCGAGCGGCCGCTCTGGACGAAGCTCGATGATAACACGATCATCGCCGACGCCATGCTCGACGTCGAAACCGTTAATCAGGTGCTTGATGACGATGTCATCCCCACCGATCAGGACTTCGAGACGCTCGGCGGGTTCATCCTGAATGAACTCGGCGAGTTCCCCGAAGCAAAGACCGCGCTCGACTTTCATAACTACGAGTTCGTGGTCGAAGAGGTGTCGGGACACCGGCTCGGTCGGGTCCGGATCATCAAGCGCGAATCGATCACCGAAGGCTCCAAATGA
- the mazG gene encoding nucleoside triphosphate pyrophosphohydrolase, with translation MIPSIQTVAQNPGDEFLRLIEIMRRLRAPDGCPWDREQTHESLRPYLIEETYEVLDSIDRRHYEELKKELGDLLLHIVFHAQLAAEEQLFDVKDVLHEINDKLVRRHPHVFADGKVNSADDVLKQWEQLKLKEKAKPRLLDGVPKAQPALNRAYRVQEKAAGVGFDWPDVKPVWQKLREEIDELELEVNAGDRGRMEHEFGDLLFSMVNLGRKLRLSPEAALRTSIESFTRRFGYIEDRLAERGSGLHDSSLEEMDSLWNEAKRDGV, from the coding sequence ATGATCCCAAGTATCCAGACCGTGGCGCAAAACCCCGGCGACGAATTCCTGCGCTTGATCGAGATCATGCGGCGCTTGCGCGCGCCCGACGGCTGCCCGTGGGATCGCGAGCAGACTCACGAATCGCTGCGCCCCTACCTGATCGAGGAAACCTATGAAGTCCTCGACAGCATCGACCGCCGCCATTACGAAGAACTGAAAAAAGAACTGGGCGATCTGCTCTTGCACATCGTCTTTCACGCGCAACTTGCCGCGGAGGAGCAGCTGTTCGACGTCAAGGACGTGCTGCACGAGATTAACGACAAATTGGTCCGGCGGCATCCGCACGTGTTCGCCGACGGCAAAGTGAATTCCGCCGACGATGTGCTGAAGCAATGGGAACAACTCAAACTGAAGGAGAAGGCGAAGCCGCGGCTGCTGGACGGCGTGCCGAAAGCCCAGCCCGCACTCAATCGGGCGTATCGCGTGCAGGAGAAGGCCGCCGGCGTGGGATTTGATTGGCCGGACGTGAAACCGGTGTGGCAGAAACTGCGCGAGGAGATCGACGAACTTGAGTTAGAAGTGAACGCCGGTGATCGCGGACGGATGGAGCACGAGTTCGGAGACCTGCTGTTCTCCATGGTGAATCTCGGTCGAAAACTGCGACTCAGTCCCGAAGCCGCACTTCGTACGTCCATCGAGTCGTTCACAAGGCGATTCGGCTACATTGAAGATCGCCTGGCGGAGCGGGGGAGCGGCTTGCATGATTCCAGCCTCGAAGAAATGGACTCACTCTGGAATGAGGCCAAACGTGACGGAGTGTAA
- the hflX gene encoding GTPase HflX yields the protein MKRHKPDPRPGPPRNSERSSPRHDTAPVRGKSNLIETAVEPERALLVGIQWPVLTGALTIEYLDELDMLAQTAGACVVGREISKRAKKDPALLIGKGKAEELAAIIAELEANLVIFDEDLAPNQARNLEKIFGQRVLDRSGLILDIFARRARTRESRTQVELAQLRYLLPRLAGAWTHLERQRGGIGLRGPGETQIETDRRIVRTRISVLEDELVHIDKVHQTQRANRDELFRFALAGYTNVGKSTLMNALTSAGVYEENLLFATLDSTTRTLPVSPRRSALLSDTVGFIRKLPPALMASFRSTLAEIREANCILHIVDLASPSYREQMAEITKILGELEAATIPSVLVFNKIDALEDEATLRLTKSEFPDAVFISARKRTGIDSLLERMREEMNRDFVELTVTLRPEDGKLLSELHRVAEILDEQADASTIILRVRISKQVGQKLGLLDKDKRSRRREG from the coding sequence GTGAAGCGCCACAAACCAGATCCCCGTCCCGGCCCGCCGCGCAACTCCGAGCGCAGCAGCCCGCGCCACGATACGGCGCCGGTCCGCGGCAAGAGCAATCTGATCGAGACGGCCGTTGAACCCGAGCGCGCATTGCTAGTCGGGATTCAATGGCCCGTGCTGACCGGTGCGCTAACGATTGAGTACTTGGATGAACTGGACATGCTTGCGCAGACGGCTGGCGCCTGCGTGGTCGGCCGCGAAATCAGCAAGCGCGCAAAAAAAGACCCCGCACTACTGATCGGCAAGGGGAAGGCCGAGGAACTCGCGGCGATCATCGCCGAGCTTGAGGCCAACCTCGTCATCTTCGATGAAGACCTGGCGCCCAATCAGGCGCGCAATTTGGAGAAGATCTTCGGACAGCGCGTGCTGGACCGCAGCGGACTCATCCTTGACATCTTCGCGCGCCGCGCGCGCACTCGTGAATCGCGAACACAGGTCGAGCTTGCGCAGTTGCGCTACCTGCTGCCGCGACTCGCCGGCGCGTGGACGCACCTTGAGCGACAGCGCGGCGGTATTGGATTGCGCGGACCCGGCGAAACGCAGATCGAGACCGATCGCCGGATTGTGCGCACGCGGATCTCCGTGCTTGAGGATGAGCTTGTGCACATCGACAAAGTTCACCAAACGCAGCGCGCCAATCGTGACGAGCTGTTCCGCTTTGCGCTCGCGGGATATACCAACGTCGGCAAGTCAACGCTGATGAACGCGCTGACCTCCGCCGGTGTGTACGAAGAGAACTTGCTCTTTGCCACGCTTGATTCCACGACGCGCACGCTGCCCGTGAGTCCACGGCGCAGCGCGCTCTTGTCGGATACCGTGGGATTCATTCGCAAACTGCCGCCGGCGCTGATGGCGAGCTTCCGCAGTACGCTCGCCGAAATCCGCGAGGCGAATTGCATTCTCCATATCGTGGATCTCGCCTCGCCGTCGTACCGCGAACAGATGGCGGAAATCACGAAGATCCTCGGCGAATTGGAAGCTGCGACGATTCCATCCGTGCTGGTCTTCAACAAAATCGATGCGCTCGAAGATGAAGCGACGCTGCGCCTGACCAAGTCCGAATTCCCCGACGCGGTCTTTATCAGCGCGCGCAAGCGCACCGGGATCGACTCACTGCTGGAGCGCATGCGCGAGGAGATGAATCGTGATTTCGTCGAGCTGACGGTGACGCTGCGACCGGAGGACGGCAAACTACTTTCCGAATTGCATCGGGTGGCGGAAATCCTCGATGAACAGGCCGATGCGTCCACGATCATACTGCGCGTACGGATCAGCAAGCAGGTGGGTCAGAAGCTGGGGCTATTGGATAAGGATAAGCGGTCGAGGAGGCGGGAGGGGTGA
- a CDS encoding helix-turn-helix transcriptional regulator, with the protein MKVGERIRNLRLASNLTQEELAERADLAKSFISQLERDQMSISVDNLLEILRALNVPVTDFFRETNPEKVVYGADERTALVDTGADHFELLIPGGTNREMEAALVRLLPGQRTDPIKPFQGEAFGFVLKGVVTLNFGSESHTAKGGDSFYFSGQREHVIENAGQRPAEFLWVTTPPMF; encoded by the coding sequence GTGAAAGTTGGCGAACGCATCCGCAACCTCCGACTGGCCAGTAATCTGACCCAGGAAGAGCTTGCTGAACGGGCCGACCTCGCCAAGTCCTTTATTTCTCAGCTGGAACGCGACCAGATGAGTATCTCGGTCGATAATCTCCTCGAGATCCTGCGCGCGCTGAACGTTCCGGTCACCGACTTCTTTCGCGAGACCAATCCCGAAAAAGTCGTTTACGGCGCCGACGAACGAACCGCACTGGTCGATACTGGCGCCGATCACTTCGAACTGCTGATTCCCGGCGGAACCAACCGGGAGATGGAAGCCGCGCTGGTCAGGCTCCTGCCCGGCCAACGCACGGACCCGATCAAGCCGTTCCAGGGTGAGGCGTTTGGGTTTGTGCTCAAAGGGGTCGTGACTCTGAACTTCGGCAGCGAAAGCCATACTGCCAAGGGTGGGGATAGTTTCTACTTTTCCGGACAACGCGAACACGTGATCGAGAACGCGGGCCAACGTCCGGCTGAATTTCTGTGGGTGACTACGCCGCCAATGTTTTAA
- the speD gene encoding adenosylmethionine decarboxylase, protein MKALGRQIVVEFYGCNQKTLNDVAAIKRSMRGAAIAAGATIVQDAFHLFNPHGVSGVVVIAESHLAIHTWPEYGYAAVDLFTCGDDVSPDLAFQHLKTHLEASSFSCMEMKRGILDANSLGELPHKPVEALDLA, encoded by the coding sequence ATGAAGGCTTTGGGTCGTCAGATTGTCGTGGAATTCTACGGCTGTAATCAAAAGACGCTCAACGACGTCGCCGCGATCAAGCGGTCGATGCGCGGAGCCGCGATTGCCGCCGGAGCAACGATTGTACAGGATGCGTTCCACCTGTTCAATCCCCACGGCGTGTCCGGCGTGGTGGTGATTGCCGAGTCGCATCTGGCGATTCACACGTGGCCTGAGTACGGGTATGCCGCCGTCGATCTGTTTACCTGCGGAGACGATGTCAGCCCGGACCTGGCTTTTCAACACCTGAAGACTCATCTCGAGGCCAGCAGCTTCTCCTGTATGGAGATGAAGCGCGGAATTCTTGACGCGAATTCCCTGGGTGAATTGCCGCACAAGCCGGTGGAGGCGCTGGACCTGGCGTGA
- a CDS encoding arginine decarboxylase, pyruvoyl-dependent, which translates to MIITRLDKYFLVAGFAEGPSLLNAFDNALMAAGVGNTNIVKMSSILPPNCQNIPPLTLPYGALVPVAYAEETWDEAGVVVSAAVACGIPDDPELPGVIMEHHMRADEQACRENVIRKVEWAFEQRKFKLADLKVASASGKIVGIGSAFAGVVLWS; encoded by the coding sequence GTGATCATCACCAGACTCGACAAGTACTTTCTTGTGGCAGGCTTCGCGGAAGGTCCCTCCTTACTCAATGCGTTTGACAATGCGCTGATGGCGGCCGGTGTCGGGAACACGAACATCGTCAAGATGAGTTCCATTCTGCCTCCGAACTGCCAGAATATCCCACCCCTCACCCTGCCGTACGGAGCGCTGGTGCCGGTGGCTTATGCGGAGGAGACATGGGACGAGGCGGGAGTCGTGGTCTCGGCCGCTGTGGCCTGCGGGATTCCCGACGACCCCGAATTGCCCGGGGTGATCATGGAACACCATATGCGCGCCGACGAGCAGGCCTGTCGCGAAAATGTGATCCGCAAAGTCGAGTGGGCCTTCGAACAGCGGAAGTTCAAACTCGCCGACCTGAAGGTCGCCTCGGCCTCCGGGAAGATCGTCGGGATTGGTTCAGCCTTCGCCGGAGTCGTACTGTGGTCCTGA
- the speE gene encoding polyamine aminopropyltransferase, which yields MEVWFKETFGDIQAAWRITEVLHHRRSPYQDVLVVNTVEFGRMLVLDDCVMTTDKDEAAYHEMLVHPALLAHPRPRSVCVVGGGDGGTIREVLRHSCVERAVLAEIDGDVIEVCQQYFPRLADCLTRDHRVQLAVGDGFKFLEENPDCFDVILSDSTDPIGPGAALFDDDYFRLAKRALKQGGSFVTQCKSLWTDVKTAREIQARMQRHFGVVLPYVSSVPTYPTGTWSFMYAAESIDPRTQFDTARQREICQSSHYYTAAHQSGAFAVPAFYFRD from the coding sequence ATGGAAGTCTGGTTCAAAGAAACCTTTGGCGACATTCAAGCCGCCTGGCGCATCACCGAGGTTTTGCATCATCGTCGCTCACCGTATCAGGACGTCCTAGTCGTGAACACCGTCGAGTTCGGTCGCATGCTGGTGCTCGACGACTGCGTCATGACCACCGACAAGGACGAAGCCGCCTATCACGAAATGCTCGTCCATCCGGCCCTGCTGGCGCATCCGCGGCCGCGATCGGTCTGTGTGGTGGGCGGGGGAGATGGAGGCACGATTCGAGAAGTCCTGCGCCACTCGTGCGTGGAACGAGCCGTGCTGGCGGAGATTGACGGCGATGTGATCGAGGTCTGTCAACAGTACTTCCCGCGACTCGCGGATTGCCTCACCCGGGATCATCGCGTGCAGCTCGCGGTCGGCGACGGGTTCAAGTTTCTCGAGGAAAATCCGGATTGCTTCGATGTCATTCTCTCGGATTCCACCGATCCGATCGGTCCCGGAGCCGCGCTCTTTGACGACGACTATTTCCGCCTGGCGAAACGCGCCCTCAAGCAGGGCGGCAGCTTCGTCACGCAGTGCAAATCGCTGTGGACCGACGTCAAGACCGCGCGCGAAATTCAGGCGAGAATGCAGCGGCATTTCGGAGTCGTCCTGCCTTACGTTTCCTCCGTTCCGACTTATCCGACCGGCACCTGGAGCTTCATGTATGCAGCGGAGAGCATCGACCCCCGGACACAATTCGACACGGCTCGCCAGCGCGAAATCTGCCAATCGTCCCACTACTACACCGCCGCTCATCAGAGCGGCGCCTTCGCGGTCCCGGCATTCTACTTCCGGGATTGA
- the speB gene encoding agmatinase: MGAQATAVGAETVLFGCPYDGTCSFRPGTRFGPPAIRAVSDGLETYCPELDRDLDDIKFFDAGDLILPPGDRDKTLEMTYQMACQVHAGGQIAAALGGEHLLSLPLGRAAARHHPELVMIQFDAHMDLRNQYLGVELSHATVMRRICDVVSPSRILQVGQRSGTREEYEFSRSHNLLRSSEISPYEIAQWVAGRPLYVTVDLDVLDPAILPGTGTPEAGGVSFQTLQSWLIGLKDCNWVGWDAMELSPQLDPTHVSSIVSAKVVRTLLLASSKSHGIGH; this comes from the coding sequence ATGGGAGCCCAGGCGACCGCCGTCGGCGCGGAGACCGTGCTGTTCGGCTGTCCGTATGACGGCACGTGCTCGTTCCGCCCCGGCACGCGCTTCGGCCCCCCGGCGATTCGCGCCGTTTCTGATGGTCTCGAAACCTACTGCCCCGAACTGGATCGTGACCTCGATGACATCAAGTTCTTTGATGCCGGCGACTTGATCCTGCCTCCCGGTGACAGGGACAAGACTTTAGAAATGACATATCAAATGGCCTGTCAAGTCCATGCCGGTGGGCAAATAGCGGCTGCCTTAGGAGGTGAGCATCTGCTCTCCTTGCCGTTGGGCAGGGCTGCAGCACGGCATCACCCCGAACTCGTGATGATCCAGTTCGATGCTCATATGGATTTGAGAAATCAGTACTTAGGTGTGGAACTGAGCCATGCTACCGTGATGCGGCGCATTTGCGACGTCGTGTCGCCGTCACGTATTTTGCAAGTGGGTCAGCGGTCGGGCACAAGAGAAGAGTACGAGTTCTCCAGAAGTCATAATTTATTAAGGAGTTCGGAGATCTCGCCCTACGAAATCGCGCAGTGGGTTGCGGGTCGCCCCTTGTATGTTACTGTAGATCTTGATGTTCTCGACCCCGCAATCTTGCCGGGTACCGGCACGCCGGAAGCAGGTGGTGTGAGCTTCCAAACGCTTCAATCCTGGCTGATCGGACTCAAGGACTGCAACTGGGTGGGCTGGGATGCCATGGAATTGTCTCCCCAACTTGACCCAACTCACGTGTCCTCAATCGTTTCGGCAAAGGTCGTCCGGACTCTGCTTCTCGCCAGCTCCAAAAGCCACGGAATAGGCCACTGA